The following DNA comes from Candidatus Poribacteria bacterium.
CGACGGGTCCCATGTGCCGGAAGCGTTCCCCGACGCCGATCGCCCAGATGAGGTCGCCCTTGGCGAACCACTTGGGCTCCACGCTGAGGATCTCGATTTCGAGCTTCTCGGGCTTCGATCCCTCGAGCGCGGTGAGCAGGTAGCCGCGCTGACCCCGCTGGAGTTCGTCGACGCCCATGTAGAGGCGCGGGTCCCAGGGCTGAGCGGTGGCAGACAGGGAGTACAGGACGCCTAACCCGATGGCGACAACGGTCGCGGCGCACCACAAACGGCGCAAGTTCGGCTCCAGCTTGGTACGGACAGGCCGGCGAGTGCGACGATGCGGCGAGGATTGTAGCACGCACCCAGACGGCGGGCAACGAGGCGGACGCCGTCCTGTTCGCGGACGACGCCCGCCTTTAGCTTGACTGCGTGGCGTCCAGAAGTTATGTTTCCTACACAACTCGCGGACCGAAGCACCGTGCCGAGATAGCTCAGTTGGTAGAGCGTGGGACTGAAAATCCCAGCGTCGGCAGTTCAATTCTGCCTCTCGGCACCATTCTTATGTCCGCTGGTCGCCTGCCTTACGAATCCGCCTTCTTCAGCACGGACAGACCATACATCTTGCCGCGCCGCCACTTGATGAACGCGGAGTTGCCCGCCTTCTTGGTGGCTTCGCGGAACTGCTTCAGGTTGGTCACCGCCGTCCCGCCGATCTCGAGGATCAGCGTGTTCTCCTGCAAGCCGATGCGTGCCGCCGGGCTCCCCGGTTCCACGGCTGATACGACGACGCCCGATTCGCCCTCGTAGCCGAGCTCTTCCGCGCGCTTCGGGTCGAGCTCTTCGACGGTGACGCCCATCCAGCCGTTGGCGCTCTCGCGCCGTGACGAGGGCACTGCCGCGACGTTCTGCTCGTCCAGCTCGCCCAAGGTCACCGTGACCTCGCGCTCCTTGCCGTCTCTCAGTAGCGTCAGCCGGGCCTTCTTCCCGACCTCGGACGTCGAGATATAGTTGCGGAGTTGGTTGGAGCCCTCGACCTTCTTGCCGTCGGCGACGATGATGATGTCGAGCGGCTTCAGACCAGCGCGCGAAGCCGGGCTGTCGTCCTGCACCTGGCTGACCATCGCGCCCTTGCCGGGTTCGAGCCCGATCTCCTTGGCGACCTCGGGCGACACGTCCGAGATGTACACGCCCAACCACGCGCGTACGACCTTGCCCTTGTCGATCAGGTCGCCCATCACCTTTCGGGCGATGTTGATGGGAACCGCGAAGCCGACTCCCTCGTTGACGCCGGTCCGCGAGTTGATCGCCGTATTGACGCCCACCAACTGACCGTAGATGTTGACCAGGGCGCCGCCGCTGTTGCCGGGGTTAATCGCCGCGTCGGTCTGGATGAAATCCTCGTAGGGAGCCGATTCGGGATCGGATCGACCGATGATCTGCGACCGACCCTTGGCGCTCACGATTCCCAACGAGACGCTCTGCGAAAGCCGGAACGGCGTGCCGATGGCGATGACGAACTCGCCGACCTGCAACGACTCCGAGTCGCCCAGCGGCATGGCGGTGAGACCGTCCGCGTCGACTTTGACGACCGCGATGTCGGTACGGGGATCGCGTCCGACGAGCTTCGCCGCGAGTTCGTCTCCGTCGTCAGTGCGCACACGGATGGAGCTCGCCCCCTCGACGACGTGGTTGTTCGTCAGGATGTAGCCGTCGGCGGAGACGATGACGCCGGAGCCGACGCCTTCGCGGGGCACCTGGGGTGCGTTCGGCATGCGGAAGTGGAAGTCGAACGGCAGGTCGAATGGGAACTCGCGCCCTTCGTTACCCTCCCCGGACGACCCTGAAGGACGCACTTCCGCCGTTGTCTCGATGCTGACGACGGAGCGGCGCGCCGACCCGATGATCTGGGTCATCGCGCGATTCGTGCGTTGCAGAACGGCGAAGTCGTCGCCCGTCGGCGACTCGGCGTACGCCACCGGGACGAACTGCGGGAACTGCG
Coding sequences within:
- a CDS encoding Do family serine endopeptidase: MHRLLHSKWVLAIVLLFAAFGVLAALSLIRTPLTARWQGTDRSQFPQFVPVAYAESPTGDDFAVLQRTNRAMTQIIGSARRSVVSIETTAEVRPSGSSGEGNEGREFPFDLPFDFHFRMPNAPQVPREGVGSGVIVSADGYILTNNHVVEGASSIRVRTDDGDELAAKLVGRDPRTDIAVVKVDADGLTAMPLGDSESLQVGEFVIAIGTPFRLSQSVSLGIVSAKGRSQIIGRSDPESAPYEDFIQTDAAINPGNSGGALVNIYGQLVGVNTAINSRTGVNEGVGFAVPINIARKVMGDLIDKGKVVRAWLGVYISDVSPEVAKEIGLEPGKGAMVSQVQDDSPASRAGLKPLDIIIVADGKKVEGSNQLRNYISTSEVGKKARLTLLRDGKEREVTVTLGELDEQNVAAVPSSRRESANGWMGVTVEELDPKRAEELGYEGESGVVVSAVEPGSPAARIGLQENTLILEIGGTAVTNLKQFREATKKAGNSAFIKWRRGKMYGLSVLKKADS